In one Rutidosis leptorrhynchoides isolate AG116_Rl617_1_P2 chromosome 8, CSIRO_AGI_Rlap_v1, whole genome shotgun sequence genomic region, the following are encoded:
- the LOC139864844 gene encoding uncharacterized PI3/PI4-kinase family protein C1F5.11c-like isoform X2, with the protein MDFKRGLFPLIDTLMEERVLIGFGRACFETPRPLAYSLLAEIVHHVRGDLSLLQLSRIIYLFSSNMHDASLSLSIHTTCARLMLNLVEPIFEKGVDLPSMDEARILLGQILDAFVGKFSTFKRSIPQDRYLRCQ; encoded by the exons ATGGATTTCAAGAGGGGTTTGTTTCCTCTAATTGATACACTTATGGAAGAGAG GGTTCTCATCGGATTTGGCCGGGCTTGTTTTGAGACACCGAGACCATTGGCATATAGTCTGTTGGCAGAAATTGTTCATCATGTTCGGGGAGATCTCTCATTATTACAG TTGTCACGAATAATCTACCTATTCTCGAGTAATATGCATGACGCTTCCTTATCTCTGAGCATCCATACCACTTGCGCACGATTAATGTTGAATCTG GTGGAGCCAATCTTTGAGAAAGGCGTTGATCTGCCATCCATGGATGAAGCAAGAATTTTGTTG GGGCAAATATTGGATGCTTTTGTTGGCAAATTTAGCACTTTCAAGCGTAGTATTCCTCAG GATCGGTATTTAAGGTGTCAGTAG
- the LOC139864844 gene encoding uncharacterized PI3/PI4-kinase family protein C1F5.11c-like isoform X1, protein MDFKRGLFPLIDTLMEERVLIGFGRACFETPRPLAYSLLAEIVHHVRGDLSLLQLSRIIYLFSSNMHDASLSLSIHTTCARLMLNLVEPIFEKGVDLPSMDEARILLGQILDAFVGKFSTFKRSIPQVSVGGEIEDLEGFVEVDGGISDTGGLGFRLEYVIKGSGACGLFGRLREWAGGGW, encoded by the exons ATGGATTTCAAGAGGGGTTTGTTTCCTCTAATTGATACACTTATGGAAGAGAG GGTTCTCATCGGATTTGGCCGGGCTTGTTTTGAGACACCGAGACCATTGGCATATAGTCTGTTGGCAGAAATTGTTCATCATGTTCGGGGAGATCTCTCATTATTACAG TTGTCACGAATAATCTACCTATTCTCGAGTAATATGCATGACGCTTCCTTATCTCTGAGCATCCATACCACTTGCGCACGATTAATGTTGAATCTG GTGGAGCCAATCTTTGAGAAAGGCGTTGATCTGCCATCCATGGATGAAGCAAGAATTTTGTTG GGGCAAATATTGGATGCTTTTGTTGGCAAATTTAGCACTTTCAAGCGTAGTATTCCTCAG GTGTCAGTAGGAGGAGAAATAGAAGATTTAGAGGGATTTGTAGAAGTAGATGGTGGGATATCAGATACGGGGGGTTTGGGATTTCGTCTTGAATACGTGATCAAAGGGTCGGGAGCATGCGGTTTGTTTGGTAGGTTAAGAGAATGGGCCGGCGGTGGATGGTGA